A window of Macrotis lagotis isolate mMagLag1 chromosome X, bilby.v1.9.chrom.fasta, whole genome shotgun sequence contains these coding sequences:
- the LOC141499801 gene encoding large ribosomal subunit protein eL39, producing MSSHKTFRIKRFLAKKQKQNRPIPQWIRMKTGNKIRYNSKRRHWRRTKLGL from the coding sequence ATGTCCTCTCATAAAACATTCAGAATTAAGAGGTTCCtggccaagaaacagaagcagaatcgtcccattccccagtggattcgGATGAAAACTGGCAATAAGATCAGGTACAACTCAAAGAGGAGACACTGGAGAAGGACCAAGCTTGGGTTATAA